The Caballeronia sp. Lep1P3 genome window below encodes:
- a CDS encoding VOC family protein, with the protein MQKISPCLWFDGDAQEAVDCYLGIFKSARITETMLHTEASPGAEGSVLAILFELEGGEFMALNGGSQYRFTPAISMVVKCETQDEIDHYWTKLIDGGEALACGWLTDRFGVTWQITPAKLPFMLMDADKARANRTMKAMMDMVKLDIAELERAYNGG; encoded by the coding sequence ATGCAGAAGATCTCGCCCTGTCTGTGGTTCGACGGCGATGCACAGGAAGCCGTCGATTGCTATCTCGGCATTTTCAAAAGCGCACGCATCACCGAAACGATGCTGCATACCGAAGCCAGCCCCGGCGCGGAAGGCAGCGTGCTCGCCATTCTCTTCGAGCTGGAAGGCGGCGAATTCATGGCGTTGAACGGCGGCTCGCAGTACCGCTTCACGCCGGCCATATCGATGGTCGTCAAGTGCGAGACGCAGGACGAAATCGACCATTACTGGACGAAGCTCATCGACGGCGGCGAGGCGCTGGCCTGCGGCTGGCTCACGGACCGCTTCGGCGTGACGTGGCAGATTACGCCGGCGAAGCTGCCTTTCATGCTGATGGACGCCGACAAGGCGCGCGCGAATCGCACCATGAAAGCGATGATGGACATGGTGAAGCTCGACATCGCGGAACTGGAGCGCGCCTACAACGGCGGCTGA
- a CDS encoding VOC family protein produces the protein MSQSAVKPIPEGMHSLTPHLVCAGAAEAIEFYKRAFGAVELGRMPGRDGKLMHAMVRIGDSALMLVDEHPNFGMLGAAAFKGSPVTIHLYVEDADATVKQAEAAGARVTMPVADMFWGDRYGRLEDPFGHQWSVATHTRDVSPEDMKRAMAENPCQ, from the coding sequence ATGTCCCAGTCAGCCGTCAAACCCATTCCCGAAGGCATGCACTCGCTCACTCCGCATCTCGTGTGCGCGGGCGCGGCCGAGGCCATCGAGTTCTATAAGCGTGCGTTCGGCGCGGTCGAACTCGGGCGCATGCCGGGGCGGGACGGCAAGCTCATGCACGCGATGGTCCGAATCGGGGATTCCGCGCTGATGCTCGTCGACGAGCACCCGAACTTCGGCATGCTCGGCGCCGCCGCGTTCAAAGGCTCGCCCGTCACCATCCACCTCTATGTCGAAGATGCCGACGCCACCGTGAAGCAGGCCGAAGCCGCCGGCGCGCGTGTGACCATGCCCGTCGCCGACATGTTCTGGGGCGACCGCTACGGGCGTCTGGAAGATCCGTTCGGGCACCAGTGGTCGGTCGCGACCCATACGCGCGATGTCAGCCCCGAAGACATGAAGCGGGCAATGGCCGAGAATCCGTGTCAGTGA